One window of the Enterobacter huaxiensis genome contains the following:
- the qseE gene encoding two component system sensor histidine kinase QseE/GlrK: MKRWPAFPRSLRQLVMMAFLLILLPLLVLAWQAWQSLNALSAQAALTNRTTLIDARRSEAMTNAALEMERSYRQYCVLDDRTLEKVYQNQRKRYSEMLDAHAGVLPDDKLYQALRQDLNDLAQLQCKNSGPDAAAAARLEAFANANTEMVQSTRTVIFSRGQQLQQEIAERGQFFGWQALVLFLVSLGLVLLFTRMIIGPVKGIQRMINRLGEGKSLGDTVVFKGPRELRSVGQRIIWLSERLAWLETQRHQFLRHISHELKTPLASMREGTELLADEVAGPLTSEQKEIVDILDASSRNLQKLIEQLLDYNRKLADGAVELENVEIEPLVDMVISAHSLPARAKMMHTHVDLNEPACLAEPMLLMSVLDNLYSNAVHYGTESGNIYIRSYLQGPRVFIEVANTGTPIPDDEKTMIFEPFFQGSHQRKGAVKGSGLGLSIARDCIRRMHGELNIATDERSDVCFRIELPLEPEKSMK, translated from the coding sequence TTGAAACGCTGGCCCGCTTTCCCCCGCTCCCTGCGTCAGCTCGTTATGATGGCGTTTCTGCTGATTCTGCTGCCCCTGCTGGTTCTGGCGTGGCAGGCCTGGCAAAGCCTGAATGCACTGAGCGCGCAGGCAGCGTTAACGAACCGCACCACGCTCATCGACGCCAGGCGCAGCGAAGCGATGACCAACGCCGCGCTGGAGATGGAGCGCAGCTATCGCCAGTATTGCGTGCTGGATGACCGCACGCTTGAGAAGGTCTATCAAAATCAGCGTAAACGCTACAGCGAAATGCTGGATGCGCATGCAGGCGTTCTGCCGGATGACAAACTCTACCAGGCGCTGCGTCAGGATTTGAACGATCTGGCGCAGCTGCAGTGTAAAAACAGCGGTCCGGACGCCGCCGCTGCCGCACGCCTGGAAGCCTTTGCGAATGCCAATACGGAAATGGTTCAGTCGACGCGCACGGTGATCTTCTCTCGCGGACAGCAGCTCCAGCAGGAGATTGCCGAGCGCGGCCAGTTCTTTGGCTGGCAGGCGCTGGTGCTATTCCTGGTCAGCCTCGGGCTGGTGCTGCTCTTTACCCGTATGATTATCGGCCCGGTAAAAGGCATCCAGCGGATGATTAACCGCCTGGGGGAGGGAAAGTCCCTTGGGGATACGGTTGTTTTCAAAGGTCCGCGCGAGCTGCGTTCGGTAGGCCAGCGTATCATCTGGCTTTCAGAGCGTCTGGCGTGGCTGGAAACACAGCGCCATCAGTTCTTACGCCATATTTCACATGAGCTTAAAACGCCGCTTGCCAGCATGCGCGAAGGCACGGAGCTGCTGGCCGACGAGGTGGCGGGGCCGCTGACCTCTGAGCAAAAAGAGATTGTTGATATTCTGGACGCCAGCAGCCGCAATTTGCAAAAGCTGATTGAGCAGCTGCTGGACTACAACCGCAAGCTGGCGGACGGCGCGGTGGAGCTGGAAAACGTGGAGATCGAACCCCTCGTGGATATGGTGATCTCCGCCCACAGCCTGCCAGCACGAGCTAAAATGATGCATACCCATGTGGATCTCAACGAGCCTGCCTGCCTTGCTGAGCCCATGCTGTTAATGAGCGTACTGGATAATCTTTATTCCAATGCGGTGCACTATGGTACTGAATCCGGTAACATTTATATCAGAAGCTATTTGCAGGGGCCGCGGGTGTTTATTGAGGTTGCTAATACCGGCACCCCGATCCCGGATGATGAAAAAACGATGATTTTCGAGCCCTTTTTCCAGGGAAGTCATCAGCGAAAAGGTGCGGTAAAAGGAAGTGGTCTGGGGCTCAGTATTGCCCGCGACTGCATACGACGCATGCACGGTGAACTCAACATCGCCACGGACGAACGTTCAGATGTGTGTTTTCGTATCGAACTGCCTCTTGAGCCGGAAAAATCAATGAAATGA
- the qseG gene encoding two-component system QseEF-associated lipoprotein QseG — MNLCLVSMSHVFFRAIRAVFSSKTLRLSLPGLLLAGCVSHPPQSAISDKQEDKWPENQLADFLSTRCEDIWHLSGHDVESNPLFWLRGIDCAQRLAPVEARAQAAMLADNTWQDAFKRGIVLADAKITPVERRANITRLDTFVMNIPTQVRPVYQLWRDGQTLQLQLSEERSRYSRLQQSTDGELDTLRQQQDSLRTQLDTTTRKLENLTDIERQLSSRKYQPGSSSAVPDSDTQKQEDVKHDEP; from the coding sequence ATGAATCTATGTCTGGTGAGTATGTCACACGTCTTTTTCCGCGCCATACGCGCGGTGTTTTCCAGCAAAACGTTACGCCTGAGCCTGCCTGGTTTACTTCTGGCGGGATGTGTTTCCCATCCTCCGCAGAGCGCGATTAGCGATAAACAAGAGGATAAATGGCCAGAAAATCAGCTGGCCGATTTCCTGTCCACCCGCTGTGAGGATATCTGGCATCTGTCGGGACACGACGTCGAATCCAATCCGCTGTTCTGGCTGCGTGGCATTGACTGTGCCCAGCGTCTGGCGCCGGTTGAAGCCCGTGCGCAAGCGGCGATGCTGGCGGACAATACCTGGCAGGATGCGTTCAAGCGCGGGATCGTGCTGGCGGATGCCAAAATTACCCCCGTTGAACGTCGCGCTAATATTACCCGTCTCGATACGTTCGTGATGAATATTCCCACGCAGGTGCGTCCGGTTTATCAACTCTGGCGGGACGGCCAGACGCTGCAGCTGCAATTATCTGAAGAGCGTTCGCGTTACAGCAGGCTTCAACAGTCAACGGATGGCGAGCTGGATACGCTGCGCCAGCAGCAGGACTCGCTGCGCACCCAGCTTGATACCACCACGCGCAAGCTTGAAAACCTGACCGATATCGAACGACAGCTTTCGTCGCGTAAATATCAGCCCGGTAGCTCATCTGCGGTGCCGGACAGCGACACGCAGAAACAAGAGGATGTGAAGCATGACGAGCCGTAA
- the glrR gene encoding two-component system response regulator GlrR — protein MTSRKPAHLLLVDDDPGLLKLLGMRLVSEGYSVVTAESGQEGLKVLSREKIDLVISDLRMDEMDGMQLFTEIQKQQPGMPVIILTAHGSIPDAVAATQQGVFSFLTKPVDKDALYKAIDSALEHAAPSNDEAWRESIVTRSPIMLRLLEQARMVAQSDVSVLINGQSGTGKEILAQAIHNASPRAKNAFIAINCGALPEQLLESELFGHARGAFTGAVSSREGLFQAAEGGTLFLDEIGDMPAPLQVKLLRVLQERKVRPLGSNRDIDINVRIISATHRDLPKVMARNEFREDLYYRLNVVNLKIPALAERAEDIPLLANHLLRQSADRHKPFVRAFSTDAMKRLMTAGWPGNVRQLVNVIEQCVALTSSPVISDALVEQALEGENTALPTFAEARNQFELNYLRKLLQITKGNVTHAARMAGRNRTEFYKLLSRHELEANDFKE, from the coding sequence ATGACGAGCCGTAAACCTGCCCATCTGTTACTGGTCGATGACGATCCCGGGCTGTTAAAGCTGCTGGGGATGCGCCTGGTCAGTGAAGGCTACAGCGTTGTCACCGCCGAAAGCGGGCAGGAGGGGCTGAAGGTGCTCAGCCGCGAGAAGATCGACCTGGTGATCAGCGACCTGCGGATGGACGAAATGGACGGCATGCAGCTATTCACTGAGATCCAGAAGCAGCAGCCAGGCATGCCGGTGATCATCCTGACGGCACACGGCTCGATCCCGGATGCGGTTGCCGCGACGCAGCAGGGCGTCTTTAGCTTCCTGACCAAGCCGGTGGACAAAGACGCGCTCTACAAGGCCATCGACAGCGCCCTCGAGCATGCCGCGCCCTCGAACGATGAAGCCTGGCGAGAGTCCATTGTCACGCGCAGCCCCATCATGCTGCGCCTGCTCGAACAGGCGCGGATGGTGGCGCAATCTGACGTCAGCGTGCTGATTAACGGCCAGAGCGGAACGGGGAAAGAGATCCTCGCGCAGGCGATCCACAACGCCAGCCCGCGCGCTAAAAATGCCTTTATCGCCATTAACTGCGGCGCTCTGCCGGAGCAACTGCTCGAGTCTGAGCTGTTTGGTCACGCGCGCGGCGCCTTTACCGGGGCGGTGAGCAGCCGTGAAGGGCTGTTCCAGGCGGCGGAGGGCGGCACGCTGTTCCTCGACGAGATTGGCGATATGCCTGCGCCGCTGCAGGTTAAGCTGCTGCGCGTGCTGCAGGAGCGCAAGGTTCGCCCGCTTGGCAGCAACCGCGATATCGATATTAACGTGCGCATTATCTCCGCCACCCACCGGGATTTACCCAAAGTGATGGCGCGCAACGAATTCCGCGAAGATCTCTACTATCGCCTGAACGTGGTGAACCTGAAGATCCCGGCGCTGGCCGAGCGGGCGGAAGACATTCCCCTGCTGGCGAACCACCTGTTGCGCCAGTCCGCCGATCGCCACAAGCCCTTCGTTCGCGCGTTCTCCACCGATGCGATGAAGCGGCTGATGACCGCAGGCTGGCCGGGCAACGTGCGCCAGCTGGTTAACGTGATTGAGCAGTGCGTTGCGCTGACGTCGTCGCCGGTGATCAGCGACGCGCTGGTGGAGCAGGCGCTGGAAGGGGAAAACACTGCCCTACCTACGTTTGCCGAAGCGCGTAATCAGTTTGAGCTTAACTATCTGCGCAAGCTGCTGCAGATAACCAAAGGCAACGTGACCCACGCGGCGCGAATGGCCGGGCGCAACCGTACCGAGTTCTACAAGCTGCTGTCGCGCCACGAGCTGGAAGCAAACGATTTTAAAGAGTAG
- the glnB gene encoding nitrogen regulatory protein P-II, which yields MKKIDAIIKPFKLDDVREALAEVGITGMTVTEVKGFGRQKGHTELYRGAEYMVDFLPKVKIEIVVSDDIVDTCVDTIIRTAQTGKIGDGKIFVFDVARVIRIRTGEEDDAAI from the coding sequence ATGAAAAAGATTGATGCGATTATTAAACCTTTCAAACTGGATGATGTGCGTGAAGCGCTGGCGGAAGTCGGCATCACCGGGATGACAGTAACGGAAGTGAAAGGTTTTGGTCGTCAGAAGGGCCACACCGAGCTTTATCGTGGCGCAGAGTACATGGTCGACTTTCTGCCGAAAGTGAAAATTGAAATCGTGGTCAGCGACGATATCGTGGATACCTGTGTCGATACCATTATCCGCACGGCGCAGACGGGTAAGATTGGCGACGGCAAAATCTTCGTCTTCGACGTAGCCCGCGTGATCCGTATCCGTACCGGTGAAGAAGACGACGCGGCAATCTAA